The segment ACGATCCGGCCGACGCGCATCTCGACCTTCGCGAAGTCATCGATCGCGATCCGGGACATCCCTCGGCGGAAGGCCCGCCGGCCATTTGAGGCCTTTGCCCCTCAATACGCGCGGGACTCGGGGAGGCGGACACCGAGGCGCTTGCAGAGCCGCTCGTGATCCTCGCGGCTCGTCCACTCCACTCGGAGGTAGTCCGAGATCTCGCCGTCGGACATGCCGAGACGGCGCGCCTCCTGGACCGCCACCTCGTACGCTTCGACTTCTGTGGGCCGGTCCACGTAGCTGTACCGGCGGTCCCAGAGCTCCCTGCCCGCGTGCCACTGGCGGATGTGGGTGAGCTCGTGCAGGATGTCCAGGTAGAGGACGCGCGCGTCGCCCGTCCGAAGGTACGTCAGCCCGGCGCACACGTTGCCAGGCCCGTCGTCGATGTACATGTAGGCGTCCTCGGGAACTACGTCAACCTTGCAGTCCCGCAGGACCTCGGCCCGGAGGCCGTCCGAGAACAGCTCCCGGAAGGCGGGGGATCGATCGAGTTCTGGGAACACGTCGAGGAGCGGGTAGAGCCCGGCCTTGACCTTCCGGTTCACGCGGATCTCGGCCATCCTAAGATGCCTCGACGCTTCCGCGGGGGAAAAAGGTTTCGCGACCGGCGGCTTCGTGGGATATCCGCGCGGTTTCCGAGACTCAGAAGATCAGCGCCCAAATCATGCCGGCGAACGCGATGCAGAGGAGGGCGACCAAAAGGATCACGAGGAGCTTGTGCCGCCGGCTCACCGGGGGCCGTTGGGGAATCGCGGCGGCGGTCTCGGGGACGCCTCGAGGCGACGCGGGTTCCGGGGTGGACATGGTCAGGGACGGGGCATCCTGACGCCGACGCGCGGGAAGAGGTTTACGGGCCGCTTCGCGTAGGGGTGGCCGCACGGCGGGGCGAGTCTCGGATTACCGTCTCCGCTTGGCCATGGCGTCCATTTTCGCCTCGAGGCCGGTCACGCGGATCTTGAGCTCCTTGTTCTCGTCCTTGAGCTTGTCCAGCTCATCCTGCTGCTCGAGCCGCTTCGCGTTCTCCGCGTGCTTCTCCTTGATGGCGGAGGCGGCCTGCCGCGCGTTCCGGCGTAGGTTGCCGAGGACCGATGTGTCCTGGATCTTCTCCAGCTCGCCGATCGCCTTCTTGTAACCGAGGGCGGCCATGCCCTCCACCGCACCGAGCTTCGTGCGGTAGTTGGAGTCCCGGGCCAACGCCGCAAGTTCCTCGAGAATCTCATCGCGGCGCCGCTCGTGGTAGTACCCCAGCTTGCCCAGGGCCGATCCTGCCCCGAACCGACGCAGCTCCGGCTGGCCGTACGCAGTCCGGGCGACGAGGGCCTGAATCCCTTTCTCCAGGCGCAGGTCCGCGATCGCGTTGGATGCACTCCGAGAGATCCACTCTGCCTGGGAGGGACGGTCCATCCCGTTCACGATCGCGTCGAACGCGCCGTCGTGGCGGGTTTCCGCCATCGCGAGCGCAGCGGTTGCCATGGGAAGGTAGATCCCGTCCTCCAGGTAGGCCTGGGATAGGGCCTTGAACGCGACGTCGTCCTTGCGAAACTTGCCGAGCGCGCGGTAGATGCCGCGACGCACGCGGCTGTCCTGGCCCTTCAGGGAGCCGAGCAAGACATCCCGCGCGGCCTCGGTGCCGACCTCGCCGAGGCCGAGTGCCGCGGCGCGCCGGACGCCCCAGAACTTGTCCTTCGTGAGGGCCTTCTCCAGAGCGGCCACTGCCTCGCCATCTCCCACGAACCGACCGAGCCCCTCGCACGCCTCCATGCGCGCCCAGACGCCGTGCGCATGGGCGAGCTGCCACAGGAGTTCCGCCTTCTCCTTCTTGAAGGTCAGCTTCTTCAGGAGCGCCCCATCGGGGTCGAAGACCACGCTCTTCGGGCGGCGCGGGCTCCCGATCCGAAAGAGGTTCTCCGTCTTGTCGATCTGCACGGTCTCACGCCACACCCGGTCGTCCGTCGCGAACTCGATCTCGATGGGCATCTGGAAGATGGGGACGCCGTCCTTGGTCTCCTGGGTCTGCTTCACCTTGACCTCAACCTGCTTCGCGGCCTCGTCGTAGGACCAGGCCACCTCGAACTCCGGGTGGCCGGGCTTCAGAAGCCATTCCTCGAAGAACCAGGCGAGGCTCTTCCCCGTGGCCTCCTCAAGGGCGACGCGGAAGTCCGTGGTCTCCACGTTCTGCCGGCCGTGCTGGGCCACGTAGTTTCGAATGCCCTTCCACCACAGGTCGTCCCCGAGGACCGTCCGGAGCATGTGGAGCACGCCGCAGCCCTTGTTGTACGTGTGCCCGTCCAGCATGTCCTCCGCGTCGACGAACTTGTGCGTGACGATGGCGCGCTTGTACTCCTTCTCCGCCTCCTCGTAGTAGCCCTCCCGGGTCTCCTCGAGGTGGACGAGGAAGTCGTCCTTCCCGTAGTGGTCTTCCCACCACAGGCACTCGAAGTAGTCCGCGAAGGACTCGTTGAGCCAGAGGTGGCCCCAGCTCTTGCACGTGAGCCAGTCCCCGAACCACTGGTGCGCCAGCTCGTGGCTCAGGAGCCCGTCCGAGGAGTAGTCGGGGTACGCGTGCTCGTCCGTCAGGCAGTACTCGTGGAGGATCGTCAGTGAGGTGTTCTCCATGCCGCCGAACGTGAAATCGGGCACGCAAGCCTGGGCGTACTTGTCCCACGGGTACTTCAGGCCCGTGACGCGACCGAAGAACTTGACCATCTCGGGCACGCGAGAGAAGCACAGGTCGATGGCCTTCCCCATGCCTTTGGGCACGTACGCCTGGACGGGCACCCCGTCCGCGTCCCACTCCTTCGTGTCCCACTCCCCCACGACGAGGGCGACCAGGTAGTTCGGATGGGGCTTGTCCTGGAGCCAGTGGAACGTCCGCGTCCCCTTCTTCTCGTCGTGCTTCTCGGAGACCAGGCGGCCGTTCGCGATCGCCCGGTAGCGGTCCCGGACCGTGACCACGATCTCCGTGGTGAACTTCTGGTTCGGGTAGTCGTACGACGGGTACCAGGCGCGGTTGTCCATCTCCTCCCCCTGGGTCCAGACGATCCTCGGCTTCTTCGGGTAGCCCTTGTCGGGACCGGTGAAGAACAAACCCTTCTTGGGCGACGCCGCGTACCGCACGCGCACCTCGAACGGATCGCCCGCCTTCCGGACCCTCGGCAGATGGATGATGAGCTGCTGCCCGACCGCCTCGAACTCGAGAGCCTTGCCGTCCGCGTCCTTGACGCCCCGGATGTCCAGGGAATCCTGGTCGAGGACGACCTCCTTGAGCCCGTCGTTGATGGGGACGAGGCGGTGGGTCGCGGTGCCCGAAACGGTCCTCGCCTCGTCGTCGACCGTGACGTCGAGGCGGAGGTGCTGCACCAGGAACGTGCGCTCGCGCGCCCACTGCTCCGACGTTTCCGTCGGCGCGAACATCCGATCCGCGAAGGCCCCCAGCCGCTGCCCTCGGCACGTCTCGATAAGCTCCGTCACGGTCCAACCCCGCTCCGACGCGCCTCGGCAAGGCGAGGGACTACTTAGGGGTTCTCGCGAGTCGGGCCGACCGGAGCCCGCGGGGACGCGGAGGACTTATACGGACGCCGGGATACGCGCCGGCCGTGGGACGAGACTACACGGAAGAGATCCGCGGCACGTTCGAACGGATCCAGCGACCCCTGCGCTGGCCCATGCAGGACTACCGTCGGCGAAAGATCTCAACCGCCCGCTTCGAGGGATATCGCTTTTCCCGGGTGCGGGGGTCCGCGTCCGCGGGCTTCGCCTACGGGTTCGCCTTGGCCCCGCGCGCGGAGCTCGGCGTCCGATCGCCCCCGGAGGCGGTCACGTACGCGTTCGTCCAACCCACCCAGTCGTCCCTGTACGAGGAGCTCGTCACCCGGCCCGGCAGCGCGGTGCGCCGGCTCACGGCGAGCGGCCGCTCCCTGGGCTACCCGTTCGAGCTTCACCTGGGCGCGGCGATCGCCGCGGTCCGCCATCGATCCTTCGCCCGCTTGCCTCCGGAGCTGTTCGTGGTAGGTGCCGCGGATTTCTTCATGATCGCGCAGGCTCCCCTCCGGGTGGGCGGGTTCGTCGAGCGCGTGCGGAAGGCGACCGAACGAGCAGGTCCGTAGGGCGTCACGCGCCCATCTCGAGCGCGAGCTCCGCAGGGACGTGCGGGCGGTCGAGCACCTCGAACACGCGAGACCAGTTGTCGGCCAGGTCGCGGGAGCAACGCAGCACGCCGAGATCGACGAGGGACTGAAGCCGCCGACGCGTTCGGGTGGCGGGCCACTGGAACCGGATCGCCATGTATTCCAAGACGGACCGTTCCCGGGCCCCGTGGTCGGGGAAGCGGACCTGGAGGGCCGTGGCGAGGAGGGCCAGATCCTGTCGGAGGAGGGGGTCGTCCACATCGCTGAGCACGGACCAGAGACCGCGGCACCGGGACATGGGTCCTGGAACGAGCGAGGACTGCCTCAGCCTGCTTCCTGCATGTAGCGTGCCTCCACGGCCCGCCGCACCGGAAGGGCTTTTATCGTCGCCTCCGGATACATGCCCGATGTCCGTGGAGACGGAGCTTGTCCCGATCGAGAACCCGGAGGGCCTGAACGTCATCCTGGGGCAGACCCATTTCATCAAGACCGCGGAGGACGTCCACGAGGCGCTCGTGAACGCGGTTCCCGGCATCAAGTTCGGGGTCGCCTTCTGCGAGGCGAGCGGCCCCTGCCTCGTCCGCGTGGAGGGCAACGACGTCGCGCTCAAGGAGCTCGCCGCGAAGAACGCCCTGGCCGTGGGCGCCGGGCACTTCTTTATCGTGGTCGTCAAGGAGGCCTATCCGCTCAACCTGCTCCGCTCGCTCCGGGAGGTCCCCGAGGTCGTGAACCTGTATGCGGCCACGTCGAACCCGATCGACGTGGTTGTCGCGAAGAACGCCCGAGGCCGCGGCGTGCTCGGGGTCGTCGATGGCGAGCGGGCGAAGGGGATCGAGGGCGAGCAGGACCGGAAGGAGCGACGCGAGTTCCTCCGCAAGATCGGCTACAAGCTG is part of the Thermoplasmata archaeon genome and harbors:
- a CDS encoding adenosine-specific kinase, whose protein sequence is METELVPIENPEGLNVILGQTHFIKTAEDVHEALVNAVPGIKFGVAFCEASGPCLVRVEGNDVALKELAAKNALAVGAGHFFIVVVKEAYPLNLLRSLREVPEVVNLYAATSNPIDVVVAKNARGRGVLGVVDGERAKGIEGEQDRKERREFLRKIGYKLG
- a CDS encoding M1 family aminopeptidase, with protein sequence MTELIETCRGQRLGAFADRMFAPTETSEQWARERTFLVQHLRLDVTVDDEARTVSGTATHRLVPINDGLKEVVLDQDSLDIRGVKDADGKALEFEAVGQQLIIHLPRVRKAGDPFEVRVRYAASPKKGLFFTGPDKGYPKKPRIVWTQGEEMDNRAWYPSYDYPNQKFTTEIVVTVRDRYRAIANGRLVSEKHDEKKGTRTFHWLQDKPHPNYLVALVVGEWDTKEWDADGVPVQAYVPKGMGKAIDLCFSRVPEMVKFFGRVTGLKYPWDKYAQACVPDFTFGGMENTSLTILHEYCLTDEHAYPDYSSDGLLSHELAHQWFGDWLTCKSWGHLWLNESFADYFECLWWEDHYGKDDFLVHLEETREGYYEEAEKEYKRAIVTHKFVDAEDMLDGHTYNKGCGVLHMLRTVLGDDLWWKGIRNYVAQHGRQNVETTDFRVALEEATGKSLAWFFEEWLLKPGHPEFEVAWSYDEAAKQVEVKVKQTQETKDGVPIFQMPIEIEFATDDRVWRETVQIDKTENLFRIGSPRRPKSVVFDPDGALLKKLTFKKEKAELLWQLAHAHGVWARMEACEGLGRFVGDGEAVAALEKALTKDKFWGVRRAAALGLGEVGTEAARDVLLGSLKGQDSRVRRGIYRALGKFRKDDVAFKALSQAYLEDGIYLPMATAALAMAETRHDGAFDAIVNGMDRPSQAEWISRSASNAIADLRLEKGIQALVARTAYGQPELRRFGAGSALGKLGYYHERRRDEILEELAALARDSNYRTKLGAVEGMAALGYKKAIGELEKIQDTSVLGNLRRNARQAASAIKEKHAENAKRLEQQDELDKLKDENKELKIRVTGLEAKMDAMAKRRR